A DNA window from Arachis hypogaea cultivar Tifrunner chromosome 18, arahy.Tifrunner.gnm2.J5K5, whole genome shotgun sequence contains the following coding sequences:
- the LOC112772854 gene encoding uncharacterized protein, whose translation METVVDNNNSSESSFCRDEKVEAMDLLEECWFFENLLNIRPMMMMPRSYSDPYPSSSSSTALINTDFLVKDNDVLSNSSSSSSSSSSSSSSLSSARGNNKPPRNGSSSSHTKKIQRAPSMPQFKVKEEGDNDDDKQGGNKLMMKGNHRNEGNRRKNKLVRTPSLPLSIGSNEKFQENDPRIGRSHKQTSTPKSCSIPRYRASKNIEGESINKGEGIKEMRPKYLNQRRMMRRSLSDLELEEVQGFKDLGFSFEKERLSPSLVSIIPGLQDKNRDETEEDKKARGPYLSEAWLVKSPPPIPNCDSKKSTADMKKHIKFWAKAVASNVHQEC comes from the exons ATGGAGACAGTAGTTGATAATAACAACTCTAGTGAATCTTCTTTCTGCAGAGATGAAAAAGTGGAAGCCATGGATCTTCTTGAAGAGTGTTGGTTCTTTGAGAATTTGTTGAACATAAGGCCGATGATGATGATGCCAAGGAGCTACTCTGATCCttacccttcttcttcttcttcaactgctCTAATCAACACAGATTTCTTGGTGAAGGACAATGATGTTTTAAGcaactcatcatcatcttcatcatcatcatcatcatcatcatcatcattatcatcagcAAGAGGCAATAATAAACCACCAAGAaatggttcttcttcttctcatactAAGAAGATTCAAAGAGCACCATCCATGCCACAATTCAAAGTTAAAGAAGAgggtgataatgatgatgataaacaaGGAGGAAACAAATTGATGATGAAGGGAAATCATAGAAATGAAGGTAATAGAAGGAAAAACAAGCTTGTTAGAACACCATCTTTGCCACTATCAATTGGGAGTAATGAAAAGTTTCAAGAAAATGATCCAAGAATAGGAAGATCACACAAGCAAACATCAACACCTAAG AGTTGTAGCATTCCAAGATATAGAGCATCTAAGAACATTGAAGGTGAAAGCATCAACAAAGGAGAAGGAATCAAGGAAATGAGGCCTAAGTACCTAAATCAGAGAAGAATGATGAGGAGAAGCTTAAGTGATCTTGAGCTAGAGGAAGTTCAAGGGTTCAAGGATTTGGGATTCTCATTTGAGAAAGAGAGATTAAGTCCAAGTTTAGTTAGCATAATCCCTGGCTTGCAAGATAAGAACAGAGATGAAACAGAAGAAGATAAGAAAGCAAGAGGGCCTTATCTATCAGAAGCATGGTTGGTGAAGAGTCCTCCTCCAATTCCAAACTGTGATTCAAAGAAATCTACAGCTGACATGAAAAAGCATATCAAGTTTTGGGCTAAAGCTGTTGCATCAAATGTGCACCAAGAATGctga
- the LOC112771981 gene encoding uncharacterized protein codes for MLQFQHCHHQHQHLLLSNPLSLFSHHNNHNPSLFFSSSSSSSMRTPTPTLHSPAALPPPASSWSWLTHLAAELTTAPADQGPIELPFSSTQSIFATTDDPSPIQVASSVLLTGAVSIFLFRALRRRAKRAKELQFRSSGEKKSIKEEALDTLKAMGSSSIEDAKGPPSPVQAFLGGISAGIIALILYKFATTVEAALNRQTISDNYSVRQITITIRTILNGLTYLATFVFGINSVGLFLYSGKLGMDSLMGGSTEKETESKSTDQSSLSNSSVESPTNNTELSSSSKGEQSSNDGQ; via the exons ATGTTGCAGTTTCAGCATtgccaccaccaacaccaacaccttCTCCTCTCAAACCCACTCTCACTCTTCTCTCACCATAACAACCAcaacccctctctcttcttctcctcttcttcttcttcttccatgcgCACACCCACTCCCACTCTCCATTCTCCGGCAGCACTTCCTCCACCAGCTTCATCGTGGTCATGGCTCACCCACCTCGCCGCAGAACTCACCACCGCACCAGCGGACCAAGGCCCTATTGAGCTCCCCTTCTCTTCTACTCAGTCCATTTTCGCCACCACCGACGATCCTTCTCCCATCCAAGTTGCCTCCAGCGTACTCCTCACCGGCGCCGTCTCTATCTTCCTCTTCCGCGCCCTCCGCCGCAGGGCCAAACGTGCCAAGGAATTG CAATTTAGGTCTTCAGGAGAAAAGAAGTCAATAAAGGAAGAAGCATTAGATACCTTGAAGGCTATGGGGTCATCTTCAATTGAAGATGCTAAGGGTCCACCTTCACCTGTTCAGGCATTTCTTGGGGGAATATCAGCCGGAATTATTGCTCTCATTCTTTATAAGTTTGCCACTACGGTGGAGGCAGCTCTTAACCGCCAAACAATTTCGGATAATTACTCG GTTCGCCAGATTACAATAACCATAAG GACAATATTGAATGGCTTGACCTACCTTGCGACATTTGTTTTTGGCATCAATTCAGTTGGTTTATTCCTTTATTCTGGCAAGCTTGGCATGGACTCTCTAATGGGAGGATCAACCGAAAAGGAAACCGAAAGCAAAAGCACTGATCAGTCAAGTTTATCGAATTCGTCGGTTGAGAGTCCCACAAATAACACTGAATTGAGCAGCAGTAGCAAGGGAGAACAAAGTTCAAATGATGGTCAGTGA
- the LOC112770755 gene encoding uncharacterized protein, whose protein sequence is METERPHRSNSNSSSSTSELFVCFTSRLSSSSMKLSSKSLLSPSRTSRDPPPQISLSSSLSRRLRSNGSIKGGGQASPMFPATATVGGKRRGCGFENPEPSSPKVTCIGQVRVKTKKQGKKMRVTRSKSKRRTTTTSEASFRRTSTEGGGQITNSSDLTRQNSSSSATYLKQQHRNNQKWVHLPLTICEALREFNCFFPCRSSCMRDKGDKGNHHHDHHHHHHGGREGSSCGAAFARWLHLALQEGKEREIEVVMGEEENEVEDYDHDDDGGGGDFGGRSHRRHVFEDIDIDVVEGKKEEKEEEEEEEKGRVSICIPPKNALLLMRCRSDPVKMAALANRFWDSPVHKDQHQHQDDEEEEEVAEEEEENNVDDDVDKQEREPEQEVEMEEGEEVLMKTEEERISISERETEAGFVNIEEHNQASSLMEQPEEEEEEEEEEEEEEEEEEEEEVVAVQESCEIESRTNAEFSEEARESNNQHTEEGEETETEQVEVENEEEENHNQDGNFSCVSTLEPHPDLDKPEETSLQEEKKQENDESSELYSIAETLTAPQQNDEAEPKTTTMPEPLTDEEASTEEEQQQNVAAETPPPQLPEVTPPANEASEPNNGLGSEERKIGSNGEEKEAELEREKEETLPECLLLMMCEPKLSMEVSKETWVCSTDFIRWRPERPVGKNSGAGRKVHAAVEGRNSVDKKASAAAPLPPVQPGRSSCSFPAAPGLSMAAMIEQKLAAGPKSNAGYEPFVLTRCKSEPMRTTAKLAADACFWKKPHAPPPTLGVGAPAGVGF, encoded by the coding sequence ATGGAGACAGAAAGACCCCATAGGAGTAATAGCAATAGTAGCAGCAGCACAAGCGAGCTCTTTGTATGCTTCACTTCAAGGCTATCTTCTTCATCAATGAAGCTCTCTTCCAAGTCACTCCTCAGCCCAAGCAGAACCAGCAGAGACCCTCCTCCTCAGATTTCTCTGTCTTCTTCCCTCAGCAGAAGGCTCAGAAGCAATGGAAGCATCAAAGGAGGTGGCCAAGCTTCTCCAATGTTCCCAGCAACAGCAACTGTGGGAGGGAAGAGAAGAGGGTGTGGGTTTGAGAACCCTGAACCTTCTTCACCTAAAGTCACTTGCATTGGACAAGTGAGAGTGAAGACAAAGAAGCAAGGGAAGAAGATGAGGGTCACAAGGTCAAAGTCAAAGAGAAGAACTACAACAACAAGTGAAGCTAGCTTCAGAAGAACATCAACAGAAGGTGGAGGACAAATAACAAACTCTTCAGATCTCACGAGGCAGAATAGTTCTTCTTCTGCTACATACTTGAAGCAGCAGCATAGGAATAACCAGAAATGGGTTCATCTTCCATTGACCATTTGTGAGGCTCTTAGGGAGTTCAATTGCTTCTTCCCATGTAGGTCTTCTTGCATGAGAGACAAAGGGGACAAAGGGAATCATCATCatgaccatcatcatcatcatcatggtggaagagagggttcatcatGTGGTGCTGCTTTTGCAAGGTGGCTGCATTTGGCTTTGCAAGAAGGGAAGGAGAGGGAGATTGAGGTGGTGATGGGTGAGGAGGAGAATGAGGTTGAAgattatgatcatgatgatgatggtggtggtggtgatttcGGTGGGAGGAGCCATAGGAGGCACGTGTTTGAGGACATTGACATTGATGTTGTGGaagggaagaaggaagagaaagaagaagaggaagaagaagagaaaggaagGGTTAGCATTTGTATTCCACCGAAGAACGCTTTATTGCTTATGAGGTGCAGATCTGATCCTGTTAAGATGGCAGCTTTGGCCAACAGGTTCTGGGATTCACCTGTTCACAAAGACCAACATCAACATcaagatgatgaggaggaggaagaagtagcagaagaggaggaggagaataaTGTTGATGATGATGTAGATAAGCAAGAACGAGAACCTGAACAAGAAGTTGAAATGGAGGAAGgcgaggaagtgctaatgaaaaCTGAAGAAGAAAGGATTAGCATTTCTGAAAGAGAAACAGAAGCTGGTTTTGTGAACATTGAAGAACACAACCAAGCATCATCACTTATGGAGCagccagaagaagaagaagaagaagaagaagaagaagaagaagaagaagaagaagaagaagaagaagaagtagtagcGGTGCAGGAAAGTTGCGAAATTGAAAGCAGAACAAACGCAGAATTCAGTGAAGAAGCTCGTGAAAGCAATAATCAGCACaccgaagaaggagaagaaacagAAACAGAGCAAGTTGAAgttgaaaacgaagaagaagaaaatcacaATCAAGATGGAAACTTTTCATGCGTTTCAACCCTAGAACCCCATCCAGATCTCGATAAACCGGAAGAAACTAGTCTTCAAGaggaaaagaaacaagaaaacgACGAAAGCTCAGAACTTTATTCCATTGCAGAAACCCTTACAGCTCCGCAACAAAACGACGAAGCAGAACCCAAAACGACAACAATGCCTGAACCATTAACAGATGAAGAAGCTTCAACAGAAGAGGAGCAACAACAGAACGTGGCCGCAGAAACACCGCCGCCGCAACTGCCGGAAGTAACACCTCCGGCGAACGAAGCATCTGAGCCAAACAACGGACTCGGGTCAGAGGAGCGAAAAATCGGGTCAAACGGCGAGGAGAAAGAAGCAgaattagaaagagaaaaggaagaaacgTTACCGGAATGCTTGCTTCTGATGATGTGCGAGCCGAAGCTTTCAATGGAGGTATCGAAGGAGACGTGGGTTTGCAGCACCGATTTCATACGCTGGAGACCGGAGAGACCTGTCGGAAAAAATTCCGGCGCCGGACGGAAGGTCCACGCGGCGGTGGAAGGCAGAAATAGCGTCGATAAGAAAGCAAGCGCTGCGGCTCCGCTGCCGCCAGTACAGCCGGGACGGTCGTCGTGCTCGTTCCCGGCAGCGCCTGGATTGTCGATGGCGGCGATGATTGAACAGAAGTTGGCAGCTGGACCGAAATCCAACGCTGGCTACGAGCCATTTGTGCTCACGCGCTGCAAGTCGGAGCCGATGAGGACGACGGCAAAGCTCGCAGCCGATGCGTGCTTCTGGAAGAAGCCCCACGCACCGCCGCCAACACTCGGAGTTGGAGCACCCGCCGGGGTTGGATTTTGA
- the LOC140181325 gene encoding protein MAIN-LIKE 2-like, translating to MYHEHATTAGYAPGREDRSILAYAGLYHLARLNESWFRLDEPLVSAFVERWRPKIHTFQMSFGEYMITLHDVVYQLGLPIDGHYETLGELSDGADEPTVRRYARAYIMMLLENQLFGDKSSTRIHIRWLPYVARLEDMGGYNWGSAALLWWSGHNSTASEKGPRVASWRLRIDLF from the exons ATGTATCACGAGCATGCGACGACAGCAGGGTATGCGCCTGGACGAGAGGATCGTTCCATACTTGCATATGCCGGTttataccatcttgcaaggctgaacgaGAGCTGGTTTAGGTTGGATGAGCCCCTGGTTAGTGCATTCGTGGAGCGATGGCGTCCGAAGATACACACATTTCAAATGTCGTTCGGGGAGTACATGATTACACTGCATGACGTGGTGTACCAGTTAGGGCTGCCGATCGATGGACATTAT GAGACACTCGGAGAGCTTTCTGATGGAGCCGATGAGCCCACTGTTAGGAGGTATGCCCGggcctatatcatgatgttgttggagAATCAGCTATTTGGTGATAAGTCCAGTACTCGCATTCACATTAGGTGGCTGCCATACGTAGCCAGGCTTGAGGATATGGGTGGGTACAACTGGGGATCAGCTGCTCTCTTATG GTGGTCAGGTCACAACTCTACAGCGAGCGAGAAGGGACCTCGAGTTGCGAGTTGGAGGCTCAGGATAGATCTCTTTTAG
- the LOC112769818 gene encoding uncharacterized protein gives MRREGVPDEPIGFGTRDTRVPEVYQSFRISLHQRRCIWEVKRYNKPHTCLAMSISSDHRSLDYHVISAFILPMVRADTAVCIKVLLNVREAHFGFRPTYRRVWLAKQKVVTHIYRHLDESYNELPRWVLGVQMTMPNSVAVLRTSSVQVGGQVDDSQAYFHRIFLTFPPHIETFRHCKPLVSVDGTHLYGKYGGTLLVAIAQDGNSNILPITFALVEGENAKSWSFFLSHLCYHVTPQPGILVISDWHNGIKVALEAPDGGWLPPATYRGKDARRLLVNAAYAKTNVEFDYCFDILQTEDPSMWDWANKIEYAMWTQHRDEGRRFGQTTMNISECVNSILK, from the exons atgagacgGGAGGGAGTTCCTGACGAACCTATTGGATTTGGTACCAGAGATACCAGGGTACCAGAGGTCTATCagagtttcag GATCAGTCTCCACCAGCGTAGATGTATTTGGGAGGTAAAACGGTACAATAAACCTCATACTTGTCTGGCCATGTCGATTTCGAGCGATCATAGGAGTCTTGATTATCATGTGATCTCGGCCTTCATACTGCCAATGGTTAGAGCTGATACAGCCGTCTGTATCAAGGTACTGTTGAATGTGAGAGAGGCACATTTCGGGTTTAGGCCAACTTATAGGAGGGTTTGGTTGGCTAAGCAGAAGGTCGTGACACATATTTATAGACATTTGGATGAGTCATATAATGAGTTGCCACGATGGGTCTTAGGTGTGCAGATGACGATGCCTAATAGTGTTGCAGTGTTAAGGACGAGTTCTGTGCAAGTGGGTGGGCAGGTGGACGACTCGCAAGCCTATTTTCACCGAATTTTTTTGACATTCCCACCGCATATTGAGACATTCCGGCATTGCAAGCCGTTGGTCAGTGTCGACGGGACCCACTTGTACGGCAAATACGGGGGTACGTTGCTAGTTGCGATTGCACAAGACGGAAACTCCAACATCCTGCCTATTACATTTGCACTCGTGGAGGGTGAGAATGCTAAGTCCTGGTCATTTTTTCTATCCCACCTCTGCTATCATGTGACTCCACAGCCGGGTATTCTGGTGATATCAGATTGGCACAACGGTATCAAGGTAGCACTTGAGGCTCCCGACGGAGGTTGGCTACCACCTGCTACATACCGT GGCAAGGATGCACGGAGGCTTTTGGTGAATGCGGCGTATGCCAAGACTAACGTTGAATTTGATTACTGTTTTGATATTCTACAAACCGAAGACCCTTCCATGTGGGACTGGGCTAACAAGATTGAGTATGCGATGTGGACTCAGCATCGGGATGAGGGTAGGAGATTCGGACAAACGACGATGAATATCTCCGAGTGTGTGAATTCCATACTGAAGTGA